Proteins from one Rosa chinensis cultivar Old Blush chromosome 7, RchiOBHm-V2, whole genome shotgun sequence genomic window:
- the LOC112176775 gene encoding disease resistance protein RPM1, with protein MAESAVTFLVDRLTTLLEEEVKLLSGIREQVEDLVDELERIKAFLRVADAKEDSNPQLKVWVKQVRDVAHEMEDALDKFRLFHSHDHGHGFQASLHKLSCIIKKWKAKHQISADIQRINSKVKNLYEGHERYKLVDQAGSNSARLVQHHKFDQGDALLLEEADLVAIGERKKQLIELLMKEDTGRQVVPIVGMGGLGKTTLVKQVYEDPKVQKRFKVHAWITVSQSFKTSQLLRHMINNIFKVIQKPVPEDEEVETMDNNQLRERIKKLLQNSRYLIVLDGIWHISDWDAINHVMPNNNRGSRVMLTTRYVNVASASCLGNHDMLYHLEPLSPEDSWTLFCKKTFHGESCPPNLEEICQSILMKCRGLPLAIVAISSVLALKDKRNVDEWAAVSGSIGAEIDGNDQLYNLKKFLYLSYSDLPYHLKSCFLYLSIFPDLYKIEHMKLIRLWLAEGFVIGKEGRTPEEAAESYLRELLDRSLIQAAETSTDGRVKSYRIHDLLREIVILKSKEQNFAAIEKDQGTMWPDEKVRRLSIVNTLQNIHQKRTPSRLRSLLVFGVEDSLTDFPIPKLFHTSLQLLTVLDLEGAHLEMFPIEVVKLLLLKYLSLRHTKVKQIPSSIKKLQNLETLDLKHSHVVELPAEILNLKRLRHLLVYRYEVESYARFNARKGVKIPAGISSLQSLQKLCFIEANQYSGALMAELGRMNQLRRLGIYKLREEHGATLCSSVQNMTSLRSLSVFSAEKEKIIDLSHISRAPPFLQRLYLAGRLENLPHWISSLQNLVRLFLKWSRLKEDPLVHLRGLPNLVHLELLQVYDGESLHFEAGGFPSLKLLGIDKLDELQSVTIEEGAMPCLEKLIIQRCKCLKKVPSGIEHLTNLKLLEFFDMPDELIMPLHPDGGEDHWKVAHVPAVYYSYWRGGGWDVYSLFNDVKSFNSGTSAVRRLEPNILGKV; from the coding sequence ATGGCTGAAAGTGCAGTCACCTTTTTGGTGGACAGGCTCACGACATTACTCGAAGAAGAGGTGAAACTCTTGTCCGGGATCCGAGAACAGGTCGAGGACCTGGTTGATGAATTGGAGCGCATCAAGGCCTTCTTAAGGGTTGCTGATGCAAAGGAAGACAGCAATCCTCAGCTCAAAGTGTGGGTTAAACAAGTCAGAGATGTAGCTCATGAAATGGAAGATGCCCTTGATAAATTCAGGCTTTTCCATTCACACGATCACGGTCATGGATTCCAAGCTTCCCTTCATAAGCTTTCTTGTATCATCAAGAAATGGAAAGCTAAGCATCAAATTTCTGCTGATATTCAAAGAATAAACTCAAAAGTCAAAAACCTCTACGAGGGACATGAGAGATACAAACTTGTTGACCAAGCTGGCTCCAACTCTGCTCGTCTGGTTCAGCACCACAAGTTTGATCAAGGGGATGCCCTTTTACTGGAAGAGGCTGATCTTGTGGCCATTGGCGAGCGCAAAAAGCAACTGATTGAGTTGCTTATGAAGGAAGACACTGGACGCCAGGTGGTTCCAATAGTTGGGATGGGTGGACTGGGGAAAACTACCTTGGTAAAGCAAGTCTACGAGGATCCAAAAGTTCAGAAACGTTTCAAGGTACATGCTTGGATCACTGTTTCTCAATCATTCAAGACAAGTCAGCTCCTAAGACACATGATCAATAATATCTTCAAAGTTATCCAGAAACCGGTtcctgaagatgaagaagttgaAACCATGGATAACAATCAGCTAAGAGAGAGAATCAAAAAATTGCTGCAGAATAGTAGGTACCTGATTGTTCTTGATGGTATATGGCATATATCGGACTGGGATGCCATCAATCATGTAATGCCGAACAACAATCGTGGTAGTCGAGTAATGCTCACTACTCGCTATGTTAATGTAGCCTCTGCCTCTTGCTTGGGGAACCATGACATGCTCTACCATTTAGAGCCCTTATCTCCAGAGGATTCTTGGACTCTTTTCTGTAAGAAGACATTTCATGGAGAGTCATGCCCACCAAATTTGGAGGAAATTTGTCAATCCATCCTGATGAAATGCAGGGGACTGCCCCTTGCAATTGTGGCCATCAGCTCTGTACTAGCTTTAAAAGACAAGAGAAATGTGGATGAATGGGCTGCTGTTTCTGGAAGCATTGGAGCTGAAATTGACGGAAATGATCAACTTTACAACCTGAAAAAATTTCTGTATCTCAGTTACAGTGATTTACCATACCATCTGAAATCTTGTTTCTTATATCTGAGCATCTTTCCTGATCTCTACAAAATTGAGCATATGAAATTAATTCGGTTATGGTTAGCTGAAGGATTTGTTATTGGAAAAGAGGGAAGGACACCAGAAGAAGCTGCAGAGAGTTACCTCAGAGAGTTATTGGACAGAAGTTTGATTCAAGCAGCAGAAACATCAACTGATGGGAGAGTTAAATCATATCGCATCCATGATCTTTTACGGGAGATTGTCATTTTGAAGTCTAAAGAGCAAAACTTTGCAGCAATAGAAAAAGATCAAGGTACAATGTGGCCTGATGAGAAAGTTCGAAGACTATCAATAGTCAACACGCTGCAGAATATACATCAAAAGAGGACACCATCCCGACTTCGTTCGTTGCTCGTTTTTGGGGTAGAAGATTCACTTACTGATTTTCCCATACCAAAATTGTTTCATACCAGTCTTCAGTTGCTTACTGTATTAGACTTAGAAGGTGCACATCTGGAAATGTTTCCAATTGAGGTTGTcaagcttcttcttctcaagTACCTTAGCTTGAGGCATACAAAGGTAAAACAAATTCCAAGTTCCATCAAGAAGCTACAAAACCTAGAGACCTTGGACCTTAAACATTCGCATGTTGTTGAATTACCTGCTGAGATTTTGAATCTCAAGCGACTTCGTCATCTCCTGGTTTATCGTTATGAGGTTGAGTCATATGCCCGATTTAATGCCAGAAAAGGAGTTAAGATTCCGGCAGGGATAAGTAGCTTGCAATCGCTCCAAAAGCTCTGCTTTATAGAGGCAAATCAATACAGTGGTGCTTTAATGGCAGAGCTTGGGAGAATGAACCAACTAAGGAGGTTAGGCATTTATAAGTTGAGAGAAGAACATGGGGCCACCTTATGCTCATCCGTCCAAAATATGACCAGCCTTCGCTCGTTGTCTGTATTTTCAGCAGAGAAAGAGAAGATAATTGATCTTAGCCACATTTCTCGTGCTCCTCCATTTCTTCAGCGACTATACTTGGCAGGGCGTTTAGAAAACTTACCCCACTGGATTTCTTCTCTTCAAAACCTGGTCAGACTGTTTCTAAAATGGAGTCGGCTGAAGGAGGATCCTCTAGTACATCTTCGGGGTTTGCCAAACCTGGTACATCTTGAacttttacaagtttatgatGGAGAAAGCTTGCACTTTGAGGCAGGAGGGTTTCCAAGTCTGAAGTTATTAGGTATTGATAAATTGGATGAGCTACAATCAGTAACCATAGAGGAGGGAGCAATGCCTTGTCTAGAAAAGCTAATTATCCAGCGCTGCAAATGCTTGAAGAAGGTCCCATCTGGCATTGAACATTTAACCAATTTAAAGCTGCTTGAGTTTTTCGATATGCCAGATGAATTAATCATGCCACTACATCCAGATGGTGGAGAAGATCACTGGAAAGTCGCTCATGTTCCAGCTGTTTATTATTCATATTGGAGAGGTGGGGGTTGGGACGTCTATTCACTATTCAATGATGTAAAGAGTTTTAATTCGGGTACTTCTGCCGTGAGGAGGCTCGAACCTAATATTCTAGGGAAGGTGTAG
- the LOC112179654 gene encoding succinate dehydrogenase assembly factor 1, mitochondrial: MGASSGPRLSGMQRQVLSLYRGFLRAARLKSAEDRPKIESLVSNEFRHNAKNVDRKNFLYIEYLVRRGRKQLDQLKSPDTVGLSALNVSFSERLK, translated from the coding sequence ATGGGAGCCTCCAGTGGGCCAAGGCTTTCCGGAATGCAGAGACAAGTACTTAGTCTGTACAGAGGGTTCTTGCGGGCAGCTCGTTTAAAATCTGCTGAAGATCGACCCAAGATTGAGTCACTTGTGTCGAATGAGTTCCGCCACAATGCCAAGAATGTAGACCGCAAGAATTTTCTTTACATTGAGTACTTGGTTCGCCGCGGAAGGAAACAGCTTGATCAGCTCAAGAGCCCTGATACTGTTGGATTATCAGCCCTGAATGTGAGTTTCTCTGAAAGACTGAAATGA